The genomic stretch CACCAGCAGGCGGCGGGCGGCCGCTTCGGTCTGGGTGTAGGCCTGGCGATAGTCGGCGGTCCACAGGCTTTCACGGTCTACCAGCAGTTGCTCCATCTTGCGTGGGAAGTCGCTGTTGGCCCGCTGATTGACTGCCGCGATGAACTGCGCCTGCCAATGGGCGCGGTTGCCGATCCATTGCTGGTTCTGCGCACCGAGGCTGGTGGACCAGGCCCGCACACGCTCCTGCTGGCTGAGGCTCAACGGGCCGAGCCAGGCATCCAGGCGCTTGCTCATGCGCTCGCTGCGCTCCTTGATCTGTTGTGCCAGGGGCGGCTTGAGGTATTCGTCCTGGCGTGTGCGCAGGTCTTTGGCCAGCGCTTGATCCATCTCCCGCACCTGCTGCTCGTCCAGCCCGCGCAGCAACTCGATGGCTGAGGGGGTGATCTGTCGGGCGATGTCGGCAATGGCCTGTTTGGCTTCCAGGGTGCGGGCTTGCAGGGCGGCATCGCTGACTTGCTGGTTGTCGACCATCTGCTGCAGGCGGTCGAGCCAGTCCAGGTAGCCGGGCAATTGGGTGGTGCAGTGCCAGGCCAGGTGTTCTTTGAGGGTGTCGTTGAACCAGCTTTTCTGCCCGGCATTCATGTCCAGGTAGTCGTTGAGGGTCCAGGGGATGATCACATCGAGGTTGCGATAGGCCAGGCCCACGCGGTTGCAACCCGCAAGCAGAACGCTCAAGGCCAGCAGGGCCACCAGGATTCTTAACCGACGCAGCATGGGCAAAACTCCTTGCGCAGACCGCAGATGTTCATCTGAACCCGCCGGGAGCGTGACAGTTCAGCCCATCAATAAAACGACCGCTCGGCCTTCAAGGTCAACAGCCCGTCACATTGCGAATTGTGTCCGGAGTAGGCCGAGCAGTCGCTGCCGCTGAGGCTGGAGTCGCTGTAGATCAAGTCCAGGTCGATGCCCATCCAGGGCCGTGAGAATTTCACCGACCAGTCGCTGAAACTGCGAATCGAGCCGCCCTCGACCGATGCCGGGGCGCCCAACTGATGGGTGGTGTACTTCATGCTCACGCCAATGCCAAACGGCTGGGTCCCGCCCAGGTCGGCAAACAGGGTGCTGTCGCGGCGATCGGGGTCGTTGCCCAGTGACACGCCAAACCGATTGCCCAGTACGTTCAGGCCGCCGTAGAACTCCTGGCTATCGAGGGGGCTCAGCTTGGGGTAGCTGTAGTGAATCATCCCCAGTTCGTAGCCCAGGGTCTGGTCGAACGGGCGCTTGAAGCCCATGTAGGAGTCGACCTCCAGGTTGCTGGCGGGCGACAGGCCCATGCTCGGTGAAAACTGGCCGAAATACAGGCCACTGGTGTGGCTCAGGTCAAGGCCGCCGTGGAACGAGTTGCTGCCCGGCGAGGTAGGTTTGACCAGACCCTGGGCCATGCTGCGGCTGGGTGTGGTCCCCAGTTTCAAGTCGAAGTCGCCCAGTTCACGCTGGAAAACCTGCGCTTGGGCGAGAGGGCTGGCGAGCAGGGCACTGACCAGGAAAATGCACGGCTTGAGCATGCGTCACTCCATGAAAAGCGAGGAGCAGTAACAGAGGGAATCGGGAAAACGCCCGTTCTAGACGTGTGCAAGCATACCGGCGAAAGTCAGGGGCAGAGGCCCGTTCGTCGATTGGCGTGGTTGAATGTGGGGCGGGGGGATATGGCTGGCTCGAGTCCTAGCGCCTTGATAGGCAAGGCGCTTAGGGACCAGGCGGGGTAGACAGGCGGCTTTGTGCGCTTACTTCTTACCCAGGGTGATCTGCTTGGACGGGCCGAAAGTCTGGCCGCTCACGCCCTTGGCGATCTGCTGGATTTCACCACCGGACTTGAGGAACGCGGCGATTTGGTTGTTGATCGATTCGCTGGTTTCAACGGCGGGAGCTGGCTTTGCTTTGCTGTTGGATGCTTTTACGCGCATGGCGGCCACTAACCTGTAGAAAATTAACTTGGCCAGGCATCGTACATGAAATGCTTGACAATTGCTTGGTAAATATCTCCCAGGAATAAGCTGCGTTATTATAAATACCTAAGTTGATCTTTGGCTGAGGGTCCTAACTCGCTGTTTTAAATAGAAACCCCAGGGAAAAATAGCGCCTGGCCATCGTGGCCTGCCTGGGGGTTGACCTGACGAGCGGGGCGATTGGTTCAAATCCCTTGGCAAACCCGCGATTTTTCAGGGTTGCGCGCCGGGGCACGGGACCGCCGCCTTCAACTCGGGTAGAATGCCGCCCACGCAATGAGGGTATTGGAAATGGCTTTAGTCGGGCGCTACAACAGTTTGCAAGTGGTTAAACACACTAACTTTGGTTTGTATCTGGACGGTGCGCAAGATGGCGAAATCCTCTTGCCCAATCGTTATATTCCCAAAGATATTCCCAGTGAAGATGAAGACTGGCTTAACGTTTTTATTTATCTGGACAGCGATGACAAACTTATCGCCACCACTGAAAAACCAAAAGTGCAGGTGGGCGAGTTTGCCAGCCTGAAAGTGGTGGAAGTCAACAGCATCGGGGTGTTCCTCGACTGGGGCCTGCCCAAGGATCTGTTGCTGCCGTATTCCGAAGAGAAGCGCCAACTGACCGCCGGTGAATACTGCGTGGTGCACGTCTACCTCGACAAGCACACCAAGCGCATCACCGCCACCGCGCGCCTGGATCGTTACCTGGACAAGACCCCGGCCAACTACACCGTGGGCCAGGAAGTTGACTTGCTGGTTGCCGAAGCCACTGACATGGGG from Pseudomonas fluorescens encodes the following:
- a CDS encoding DUF6279 family lipoprotein, coding for MLRRLRILVALLALSVLLAGCNRVGLAYRNLDVIIPWTLNDYLDMNAGQKSWFNDTLKEHLAWHCTTQLPGYLDWLDRLQQMVDNQQVSDAALQARTLEAKQAIADIARQITPSAIELLRGLDEQQVREMDQALAKDLRTRQDEYLKPPLAQQIKERSERMSKRLDAWLGPLSLSQQERVRAWSTSLGAQNQQWIGNRAHWQAQFIAAVNQRANSDFPRKMEQLLVDRESLWTADYRQAYTQTEAAARRLLVDLMAESTVQQRQNLAQRIDKMRSDFQSLKCLKGNQA
- a CDS encoding S1 RNA-binding domain-containing protein, encoding MALVGRYNSLQVVKHTNFGLYLDGAQDGEILLPNRYIPKDIPSEDEDWLNVFIYLDSDDKLIATTEKPKVQVGEFASLKVVEVNSIGVFLDWGLPKDLLLPYSEEKRQLTAGEYCVVHVYLDKHTKRITATARLDRYLDKTPANYTVGQEVDLLVAEATDMGFKAIINNKHWGLIHKNEVFKFLRPGKEEKGFIKEIRADGNISLSLQPVGEQAASSLNSKILAKLRENNGSLPVSDKSDPTVISNLFGVSKGNFKKAIGALYKQGQIVIHADRIELS
- a CDS encoding TorF family putative porin; protein product: MLKPCIFLVSALLASPLAQAQVFQRELGDFDLKLGTTPSRSMAQGLVKPTSPGSNSFHGGLDLSHTSGLYFGQFSPSMGLSPASNLEVDSYMGFKRPFDQTLGYELGMIHYSYPKLSPLDSQEFYGGLNVLGNRFGVSLGNDPDRRDSTLFADLGGTQPFGIGVSMKYTTHQLGAPASVEGGSIRSFSDWSVKFSRPWMGIDLDLIYSDSSLSGSDCSAYSGHNSQCDGLLTLKAERSFY